One window of the Sparus aurata chromosome 7, fSpaAur1.1, whole genome shotgun sequence genome contains the following:
- the hdac7a gene encoding histone deacetylase 7 isoform X1 produces the protein MFTPQTDGINTGNIIKTERKDDIFHTVADSSVAVPVSCAALFPMDLRVGERGMRPGSDTALLTPLHPPLLLSPFSPQPRTSFSQQQLHQHIRFNMEQRRREQEHHEKQQELQQLKHKDKSQQSAVASSLVKQKLQEVILKKQKQAALERTNSNTLTAAPVAYRKLGPDPSLSSQPLVSPPSQPSSDGSEGTPLRRAASEPNLKVKHKLKKHLNTRKSPLTRKESAPPTIKHRVPDTLDSSPSSSSTPVSGCSSPNDSLPNENGLLPSAGGLSHEAQKLLLRDGTLANFTIQSPSTLPTITLGLPANARVEGELSSLKVGRLPVVTAGGSSVFLPLSREDQAGQLNPHLPVIILEPSGLVHTPLLTVPGLDSVPLQFGPQLDHLTPGGAQTHKPLSRTRSEPLPQSQRTLHTHLLQQQHNTQLLERLKQQTHLGKLMSKSSEKPRLHQIPSEDMDSEDGDGTSPTELTYQSRVRAESLREAEPTASKSQEDQMNLQHALILNQSLLWEQQKQLQQLHRQMETLAVPMLRGSSGVGSGLGVHRPLSRTQSSPASTSLTLPEKPLSLAPQDTSSKPRFTTGLVYDSQMLKHQCTCGDNSSHPEHAGRIQSIWSRLQERGLRGQCESIRGRKATLEELQSVHTERHVLLYGTNPLNRLKLDNRKLAGILSQRMFVMLPCGGVGVDNDTTWNESHTSTASRMAAGSVVELAFRVAKGELKNGFAVVRPPGHHADPSNPMGFCYFNSVAIAAKQLQHKLSVSKILIVDWDVHHGNGTQEVFYSDPSILYISLHRYDDGNFFPGSGSPAEVGSGAGEGFNVNVAWTGGLDPPMGDAEYLAAFRSVVMPIAQEFSPDVVLVSAGFDAAEGNPAPLGGYKVSAKCFSFLTRQLMSLAGGRVVLALEGGHDLTAICDASEACVSALLGIQDPLSEEVLLQKPNANAVRSLQTVIQLQSQYWQSLKAYSGSVGLSYLAAQRRDCEETDAVNALASLSVGVLSNKSIPDEPMEHDSDSM, from the exons ATGGAATCAACACTGGTAACATcataaagacagagaggaaggacGACATATTTCACACAGTGGCAG ATTCCTCTGTGGCAGTTCCGGTGTCGTGTGCAGCCTTGTTTCCCATGGACCTCAGGGTGGGAGAGAGGGGCATGCGCCCTGGTTCTGACACGGCGCTCCTCACCCCGCTGCACCCGCCATTACTCCTCTCACCGTTCTCCCCTCAACCTCGCACCTCCTTCTCCCAACAGCAGCTGCATCAGCACATCCGG TTTAATATGGAGCAGAGGAGGCGAGAGCAGGAGCACCACGAGAAacagcaggagctgcagcagctaaaacacaaagacaagagTCAACAGA GTGCGGTAGCCAGTTCCCTGGTTAAACAGAAACTCCAGGAGGTGATTCTTAAGAAGCAGAAACAGGCAGCACTGGAAAGAACAAACTCCAACACTCTGACTGCAGCTCCTGTAGCAtacag AAAGCTGGGCCCTGACCCCAGTTTATCTTCCCAGCCTCTGGTCTCACCACCATCACAGCCTTCCTCTGATGGTTCAGAAGGGACGCCGCTTCGTAGAGCAG CATCTGAGCCCAATCTGAAGGTGAAACACAAGCTAAAGAAACACCTGAACACCCGCAAGAGCCCACTTACCCGCAAAGAGAGTGCCCCACCTACTATCAAACACAGAGTACCTGACACACTGG ACTCGTCCCCCAGCAGCAGTAGCACTCCGGTCTCTGGCTGTAGTTCTCCTAATGACAGCCTGCCCAATGAGAATGGGCTACTGCCATCTGCAGGAGGCCTCTCACATGAG GCCCAGAAACTGCTGCTCAGAGATGGCACTCTAGCTAACTTCACCATCCAGAGTCCGTCCACTCTGCCCACTATCACACTGGGATTACCAGCCAACGCAAGG GTTGAAGGAGAGCTGTCCTCGCTGAAAGTTGGCCGGTTGCCTGTGGTCACAGCTGGAGGCTCGTCAGTCTTCCTCCCCCTGAGCAGAGAGGATCAGGCTGGGCAACTGAATCCTCACCTGCCTGTCATCATCCTGGAGCCCTCTGGACTGGTACACACTCCATTGCTTACTg TTCCAGGTCTAGATTCAGTCCCACTACAGTTTGGCCCCCAGTTAGATCACCTGACACCTGGAGGTGCTCAGACCCACAAACCCCTGAGCAGGACACGCTCAGAGCCCCTCCCCCAGAGCCAGCGGACCCTTCACACACATCTCCTCcaacaacagcacaacacaCAACTACTGGAGAGGCTCAAACAGCAAACCCACCTGGGCAAG CTGATGTCTAAGTCCAGTGAGAAGCCCAGACTGCATCAGATCCCCTCTGAGGATATGGACTCAGAGGATGGTGACGGAACGTCACCCACAGAGCTAACCTATCAGAGCAGAGTGAGGGCAGAGTCACTAAGGGAGGCGGAGCCAACAGCATCCAAGAGCCAGGAagaccaaatgaacctgcaacATGCACTCATACTCAACCAG TCTTTGCTATGGGAACagcagaaacagctgcagcagctgcatcgACAGATGGAGACCCTGGCAGTACCCATGTTGCGTGGTAGCAGCGGGGTTGGTAGCGGGTTGGGTGTCCATCGCCCCCTGTCGCGTACACAGTCATCCCCggcctccacctctctcactctgccTGAGAAACCTCTGAGCTTGGCCCCACAGGATACAAGCAGCAAACCACGCTTCACCACTG GCCTGGTGTATGATTCTCAGATGCTGAAGCACCAGTGTACATGTGGAGACAACAGCAGTCACCCAGAGCATGCTGGGAGGATACAGAGCATCTGGTCCAGACTACAAGAGAGAGGCCTGAGGGGACAGTGTGAG AGTATTCGAGGTCGTAAAGCTacgctggaggagctgcagtcaGTCCACACAGAGCGTCATGTGTTGCTCTACGGCACCAACCCACTCAACAGACTGAAACTGGATAACCGCAAACTGGCTG GAATCCTCTCTCAAAggatgtttgtgatgttacCATGTGGGGGTGTAGGG GTTGATAATGACACAACCTGGAATGAGTCGCACACATCTACAGCATCACGCATGGCAGCAGGCAGCGTTGTAGAGCTGGCCTTCAGAGTGGCCAAAGGAGAGCTAAAG AACGGTTTCGCTGTAGTCAGACCGCCAGGGCATCACGCAGACCCCTCCAATCCAat GGGTTTCTGTTACTTCAATTCTGTGGCCATTGCCGCCAAGCAGCTCCAACACAAGCTCAGTGTCAGCAAGATCCTCATCGTTGACTGG GATGTCCACCATGGTAACGGCACCCAGGAAGTGTTTTACAGTGACCCTAGCATCCTCTACATCTCTCTTCATCGCTATGACGATGGAAATTTCTTCCCTGGCAGTGGGTCTCCAGCTGAG GTTGGTTCTGGAGCAGGTGAGGGCTTTAATGTGAATGTGGCCTGGACAGGAGGACTGGACCCACCAATGGGAGATGCTGAGTACCTCGCTGCATTCAG GTCCGTGGTGATGCCCATCGCCCAGGAGTTCTCTCCGGACGTTGTCCTGGTGTCGGCTGGGTTTGATGCCGCCGAGGGAAACCCCGCTCCTCTGGGAGGGTACAAGGTCTCCGCCAAAT GTTTCAGCTTCCTGACCCGCCAGCTCATGTCTCTAGCAGGAGGTCGTGTGGTTTTGGCCCTTGAGGGAGGTCACGACCTTACAGCTATCTGTGATGCTTCTGAAGCTTGTGTCAGTGCACTCCTGGGCATACAG
- the hdac7a gene encoding histone deacetylase 7 isoform X2 gives MDLRVGERGMRPGSDTALLTPLHPPLLLSPFSPQPRTSFSQQQLHQHIRFNMEQRRREQEHHEKQQELQQLKHKDKSQQSAVASSLVKQKLQEVILKKQKQAALERTNSNTLTAAPVAYRKLGPDPSLSSQPLVSPPSQPSSDGSEGTPLRRAASEPNLKVKHKLKKHLNTRKSPLTRKESAPPTIKHRVPDTLDSSPSSSSTPVSGCSSPNDSLPNENGLLPSAGGLSHEAQKLLLRDGTLANFTIQSPSTLPTITLGLPANARVEGELSSLKVGRLPVVTAGGSSVFLPLSREDQAGQLNPHLPVIILEPSGLVHTPLLTVPGLDSVPLQFGPQLDHLTPGGAQTHKPLSRTRSEPLPQSQRTLHTHLLQQQHNTQLLERLKQQTHLGKLMSKSSEKPRLHQIPSEDMDSEDGDGTSPTELTYQSRVRAESLREAEPTASKSQEDQMNLQHALILNQSLLWEQQKQLQQLHRQMETLAVPMLRGSSGVGSGLGVHRPLSRTQSSPASTSLTLPEKPLSLAPQDTSSKPRFTTGLVYDSQMLKHQCTCGDNSSHPEHAGRIQSIWSRLQERGLRGQCESIRGRKATLEELQSVHTERHVLLYGTNPLNRLKLDNRKLAGILSQRMFVMLPCGGVGVDNDTTWNESHTSTASRMAAGSVVELAFRVAKGELKNGFAVVRPPGHHADPSNPMGFCYFNSVAIAAKQLQHKLSVSKILIVDWDVHHGNGTQEVFYSDPSILYISLHRYDDGNFFPGSGSPAEVGSGAGEGFNVNVAWTGGLDPPMGDAEYLAAFRSVVMPIAQEFSPDVVLVSAGFDAAEGNPAPLGGYKVSAKCFSFLTRQLMSLAGGRVVLALEGGHDLTAICDASEACVSALLGIQDPLSEEVLLQKPNANAVRSLQTVIQLQSQYWQSLKAYSGSVGLSYLAAQRRDCEETDAVNALASLSVGVLSNKSIPDEPMEHDSDSM, from the exons ATGGACCTCAGGGTGGGAGAGAGGGGCATGCGCCCTGGTTCTGACACGGCGCTCCTCACCCCGCTGCACCCGCCATTACTCCTCTCACCGTTCTCCCCTCAACCTCGCACCTCCTTCTCCCAACAGCAGCTGCATCAGCACATCCGG TTTAATATGGAGCAGAGGAGGCGAGAGCAGGAGCACCACGAGAAacagcaggagctgcagcagctaaaacacaaagacaagagTCAACAGA GTGCGGTAGCCAGTTCCCTGGTTAAACAGAAACTCCAGGAGGTGATTCTTAAGAAGCAGAAACAGGCAGCACTGGAAAGAACAAACTCCAACACTCTGACTGCAGCTCCTGTAGCAtacag AAAGCTGGGCCCTGACCCCAGTTTATCTTCCCAGCCTCTGGTCTCACCACCATCACAGCCTTCCTCTGATGGTTCAGAAGGGACGCCGCTTCGTAGAGCAG CATCTGAGCCCAATCTGAAGGTGAAACACAAGCTAAAGAAACACCTGAACACCCGCAAGAGCCCACTTACCCGCAAAGAGAGTGCCCCACCTACTATCAAACACAGAGTACCTGACACACTGG ACTCGTCCCCCAGCAGCAGTAGCACTCCGGTCTCTGGCTGTAGTTCTCCTAATGACAGCCTGCCCAATGAGAATGGGCTACTGCCATCTGCAGGAGGCCTCTCACATGAG GCCCAGAAACTGCTGCTCAGAGATGGCACTCTAGCTAACTTCACCATCCAGAGTCCGTCCACTCTGCCCACTATCACACTGGGATTACCAGCCAACGCAAGG GTTGAAGGAGAGCTGTCCTCGCTGAAAGTTGGCCGGTTGCCTGTGGTCACAGCTGGAGGCTCGTCAGTCTTCCTCCCCCTGAGCAGAGAGGATCAGGCTGGGCAACTGAATCCTCACCTGCCTGTCATCATCCTGGAGCCCTCTGGACTGGTACACACTCCATTGCTTACTg TTCCAGGTCTAGATTCAGTCCCACTACAGTTTGGCCCCCAGTTAGATCACCTGACACCTGGAGGTGCTCAGACCCACAAACCCCTGAGCAGGACACGCTCAGAGCCCCTCCCCCAGAGCCAGCGGACCCTTCACACACATCTCCTCcaacaacagcacaacacaCAACTACTGGAGAGGCTCAAACAGCAAACCCACCTGGGCAAG CTGATGTCTAAGTCCAGTGAGAAGCCCAGACTGCATCAGATCCCCTCTGAGGATATGGACTCAGAGGATGGTGACGGAACGTCACCCACAGAGCTAACCTATCAGAGCAGAGTGAGGGCAGAGTCACTAAGGGAGGCGGAGCCAACAGCATCCAAGAGCCAGGAagaccaaatgaacctgcaacATGCACTCATACTCAACCAG TCTTTGCTATGGGAACagcagaaacagctgcagcagctgcatcgACAGATGGAGACCCTGGCAGTACCCATGTTGCGTGGTAGCAGCGGGGTTGGTAGCGGGTTGGGTGTCCATCGCCCCCTGTCGCGTACACAGTCATCCCCggcctccacctctctcactctgccTGAGAAACCTCTGAGCTTGGCCCCACAGGATACAAGCAGCAAACCACGCTTCACCACTG GCCTGGTGTATGATTCTCAGATGCTGAAGCACCAGTGTACATGTGGAGACAACAGCAGTCACCCAGAGCATGCTGGGAGGATACAGAGCATCTGGTCCAGACTACAAGAGAGAGGCCTGAGGGGACAGTGTGAG AGTATTCGAGGTCGTAAAGCTacgctggaggagctgcagtcaGTCCACACAGAGCGTCATGTGTTGCTCTACGGCACCAACCCACTCAACAGACTGAAACTGGATAACCGCAAACTGGCTG GAATCCTCTCTCAAAggatgtttgtgatgttacCATGTGGGGGTGTAGGG GTTGATAATGACACAACCTGGAATGAGTCGCACACATCTACAGCATCACGCATGGCAGCAGGCAGCGTTGTAGAGCTGGCCTTCAGAGTGGCCAAAGGAGAGCTAAAG AACGGTTTCGCTGTAGTCAGACCGCCAGGGCATCACGCAGACCCCTCCAATCCAat GGGTTTCTGTTACTTCAATTCTGTGGCCATTGCCGCCAAGCAGCTCCAACACAAGCTCAGTGTCAGCAAGATCCTCATCGTTGACTGG GATGTCCACCATGGTAACGGCACCCAGGAAGTGTTTTACAGTGACCCTAGCATCCTCTACATCTCTCTTCATCGCTATGACGATGGAAATTTCTTCCCTGGCAGTGGGTCTCCAGCTGAG GTTGGTTCTGGAGCAGGTGAGGGCTTTAATGTGAATGTGGCCTGGACAGGAGGACTGGACCCACCAATGGGAGATGCTGAGTACCTCGCTGCATTCAG GTCCGTGGTGATGCCCATCGCCCAGGAGTTCTCTCCGGACGTTGTCCTGGTGTCGGCTGGGTTTGATGCCGCCGAGGGAAACCCCGCTCCTCTGGGAGGGTACAAGGTCTCCGCCAAAT GTTTCAGCTTCCTGACCCGCCAGCTCATGTCTCTAGCAGGAGGTCGTGTGGTTTTGGCCCTTGAGGGAGGTCACGACCTTACAGCTATCTGTGATGCTTCTGAAGCTTGTGTCAGTGCACTCCTGGGCATACAG